Proteins co-encoded in one Centroberyx gerrardi isolate f3 chromosome 18, fCenGer3.hap1.cur.20231027, whole genome shotgun sequence genomic window:
- the LOC144542745 gene encoding uncharacterized protein LOC144542745 — MAPVGMAHMLGELRSVVWSSSPEVGIISLFILLILSITLLALCLKCRRNTGNAYDVSGTTTDGPGGANGTAGAKKGANDGNVAYTEWRDHRSMPANTLERSGGSST, encoded by the exons ATGGCTCCAGTAGGGATGGCTCATATGTTGGGGGAACTGCGGTCGGTAGTCTGGTCTTCATCCCCCGAGGTGGGCATCAtctccctcttcatcctcctcatcctcagcaTCACTCTCCTCGCCTTGTGCCTCAAGTGTCGCAG GAACACTGGCAACGCATATGATGTGAGTGGAACAACG ACGGATGGACCAGGAGGAGCCAATGGGACGGCTGGCGCAAAGAAAGGAGCTAATG ATGGGAACGTAGCCTACACAGAATGGAGGGACCACAGAAGCATGCCAGCCAACACACTGGAGAGATCCGGAGGCTCATCCACCTAA
- the paqr8 gene encoding membrane progestin receptor beta, whose protein sequence is MSGDALQRLSALTLSVKQLGRLPRLSGLFPSSPLPLPSPTVAASQVPSLFREPYILSGYRPVEQNWRCYFLSLFQRHNESLNVWTHLLAGPVLLLRWWANVGTLGCALDLTALPLCLFMLSALTYLFFSVAAHLMQSHSELAHYSFFFMDYVGVAVYQYGCALGHYFYSTEPVWRESSIGPLFLPGAAFFGWLSCAGCCFAKSRYRRPYPVRRKICQLIPTSLAYLLDISPVAHRLATVSWAQEPSLPLHALQVASFLLSALFFSCPIPERFFPGHCDFVGQGHQIFHLFLSLCTLCQLEALFQDYARRRDTVVEVFGERQLWWACVSFPALILCCVLTALITTRHMQRQLQENREKDK, encoded by the coding sequence ATGTCAGGCGACGCCCTGCAGCGGCTCAGCGCCTTGACCCTGAGCGTCAAGCAGCTCGGCCGCCTCCCCCGCCTCTCGggcctcttcccctcctcccccctgcccCTGCCCAGCCCCACCGTCGCGGCCTCCCAGGTCCCCAGCCTGTTCCGAGAGCCCTACATCCTGTCGGGCTACCGTCCCGTggagcagaactggcgctgctaCTTCCTCAGCCTCTTCCAGAGACACAATGAGTCCCTGAACGTCTGGACCCACCTGCTGGCGGGTccggtgctgctgctgcggtgGTGGGCCAACGTAGGCACCCTGGGTTGCGCCTTGGACCTGACCGCCCTTCCTCTGTGCCTCTTCATGTTGTCTGCCCTCACCTATCTGTTCTTCAGCGTGGCCGCCCACCTCATGCAGTCTCACTCTGAACTCGCACACTACTCCTTCTTCTTCATGGACTATGTGGGAGTGGCTGTGTATCAGTATGGCTGCGCGCTGGGTCATTATTTCTACTCCACCGAGCCGGTGTGGAGGGAAAGCAGCATCGGGCCGCTGTTCCTGCCTGGAGCCGCCTTCTTCGGGTGGCTGTCCTGCGCCGGCTGCTGCTTCGCCAAGTCCCGGTACCGGCGGCCGTACCCGGTGCGCCGTAAAATCTGCCAGCTGATCCCCACCAGCCTGGCGTATCTGCTGGACATCAGCCCCGTGGCCCACCGCCTGGCCACCGTGTCCTGGGCCCAGGAGCCCTCGCTGCCCCTCCACGCCCTCCAGGTCGCCTCTTTCCTGCTGTCggccctcttcttctcctgtccCATCCCCGAGCGCTTCTTCCCGGGCCACTGTGACTTTGTGGGCCAGGGTCACCAGATCTTCCACCTGTTTCTGTCCCTGTGCACCCTCTGCCAGCTGGAGGCCCTGTTCCAGGACTACGCCAGGCGGAGGGATACAGTGGTGGAGGTGTTTGGGGAGCGGCAGCTGTGGTGGGCCTGCGTATCCTTCCCCGCCCTGATCCTGTGTTGCGTCCTGACGGCGCTCATCACAACGAGACACATGCAGAGGCAACTGCAGGAAAACCGAGAAAAAGAcaagtga